A genome region from Nocardioides cynanchi includes the following:
- a CDS encoding cytochrome ubiquinol oxidase subunit I, producing the protein MDPLDLARWQFGIITVYHFLFVPITIGLSAIVAGYETAWVRTRNPVWLRLTKFFGKLFLINFALGVVTGIVQEFQFGMNWSDYSRFVGDIFGAPLAVEGLLAFFLESTFLGLWIFGWDRLSPRLHATCIWLVHLGTLFSAYFILAANSWMQHPVGYSYNPKTGRAELHDFFAVLLNKVQLATFPHVVMSAYLTAAAFVLGVSLWSMQRNEGAVKEIFRRAVRTGAALLLVAGVGVAITGDISGKIMTEVQPMKMAAAEGLYDTQTKAPFSILEWGSLNGEHHTSIIEVPGLLSFLGTGSFNGEIKGVNQLRAEYQAKYGADPGQKYYSPGNYTPMIPVTYWSFRFMIGLGLLAAAIAIAILFVTRRGRAPNSRWWTRAAIALPLLPVAANSFGWIFTEIGRQPWAVFGVMTTAQGVSPSVSAFDVWTSMILLTLLYAVLAVIEVKLLLTTIKAGLPEDAPPADDSDDLDRPLAFAY; encoded by the coding sequence GTGGACCCACTTGACCTTGCCCGCTGGCAGTTCGGCATCATCACCGTCTACCACTTCCTCTTCGTGCCGATCACGATCGGCCTCTCGGCCATCGTGGCCGGCTACGAGACCGCCTGGGTGCGCACCCGCAACCCGGTGTGGCTGCGGCTGACGAAGTTCTTCGGCAAGCTGTTCCTGATCAACTTCGCGCTCGGCGTGGTGACCGGGATCGTGCAGGAGTTCCAGTTCGGCATGAACTGGAGCGACTACTCCCGCTTCGTCGGCGACATCTTCGGTGCCCCGCTGGCGGTCGAGGGCCTGCTCGCGTTCTTCCTGGAGTCGACGTTCCTGGGCCTGTGGATCTTCGGCTGGGACCGGCTCTCACCCAGGCTCCATGCGACCTGCATCTGGCTGGTCCACCTGGGCACCCTGTTCTCGGCGTACTTCATCCTGGCCGCCAACTCCTGGATGCAGCACCCGGTCGGCTACTCCTACAACCCGAAGACCGGGCGGGCCGAGCTGCACGACTTCTTCGCGGTGCTGCTGAACAAGGTGCAGCTCGCGACCTTCCCGCACGTCGTGATGTCGGCGTACCTCACCGCCGCGGCGTTCGTGCTCGGGGTCTCGCTGTGGAGCATGCAGCGCAACGAGGGTGCGGTGAAGGAGATCTTCCGCCGCGCCGTCCGCACGGGTGCCGCACTGCTCCTCGTGGCCGGCGTCGGCGTCGCAATCACGGGTGACATCTCCGGCAAGATCATGACCGAGGTGCAGCCCATGAAGATGGCGGCCGCCGAGGGTCTCTACGACACCCAGACCAAGGCTCCCTTCTCGATCCTCGAGTGGGGCAGCCTGAACGGCGAGCACCACACCTCGATCATCGAGGTCCCCGGCCTCCTGTCCTTCCTGGGCACCGGCAGCTTCAACGGCGAGATCAAGGGCGTCAACCAGCTCCGCGCCGAGTACCAGGCCAAGTACGGCGCCGACCCCGGGCAGAAGTACTACTCGCCCGGCAACTACACACCGATGATCCCGGTGACCTACTGGTCCTTCCGGTTCATGATCGGGCTGGGGCTGCTCGCCGCTGCGATCGCGATCGCGATCCTCTTCGTCACCCGGCGCGGACGAGCGCCGAACAGCAGGTGGTGGACCCGGGCCGCGATCGCCCTGCCCTTGCTGCCGGTCGCCGCCAACTCGTTCGGCTGGATCTTCACCGAGATCGGTCGCCAGCCCTGGGCCGTCTTCGGAGTGATGACCACCGCGCAGGGTGTCTCGCCCAGCGTGAGCGCCTTCGACGTGTGGACGTCGATGATCCTGCTCACCCTGCTGTACGCCGTCCTGGCCGTGATCGAGGTCAAGCTGTTGCTGACGACCATCAAGGCCGGCCTTCCCGAGGACGCGCCACCTGCGGACGACTCGGACGACCTCGACCGCCCGCTCGCGTTCGCGTACTAG
- a CDS encoding GAF domain-containing protein: MSTDSPEQQQALPDSSQALLGAVLAIASDLDLNGVLTRIVEAAASLTGAQYGALGVVGGDNRLTEFVTTGISAEERARIGDLPHGRGILGLLISDPRPIRLGDLAEHPASAGMPPRHPPMSSFLGVPVHIRGTVFGNLYLTEKQGGGPFTDTDERLVVALASSAGLVIENARAYGLSERRRLWLEAAATLTEALQPPIEWDLALQQVTETARRVTHASAAAVVSPAADGEVRALSCEPGMVGDVIDLVEEAVASVDRTGLVDPVDVTIGDLTATVVPLPAHLAAPGLLVTVHPSREVAARDTDDREMLISFADHAALAMDRAQAVGEREALAVISDRERIARDLHDLVIQRLFAIGMQLQAVAVRGVGDQVREVLDRAVHEVDGTIRDIRATIFELQTHGTDSVRGDVRALVRDYAAVLGYTPTVRTHGPIDTSVSALLREQLMSVLREALSNAARHAGATQVEVVLIVDGDELRLVVTDNGSGLRGRPPESGLANARQRAETMGGVLELLAVEPHGLRFQWRVPLMPA; this comes from the coding sequence GTGAGCACGGACTCCCCGGAACAGCAGCAGGCCCTGCCGGACTCGAGCCAGGCGCTGCTCGGCGCCGTCCTGGCGATCGCCTCGGACCTCGACCTGAACGGCGTGCTGACCCGGATCGTCGAGGCGGCGGCCAGCCTGACCGGAGCGCAGTACGGCGCGCTGGGCGTGGTGGGCGGCGACAACCGGCTGACCGAGTTCGTCACCACCGGGATCTCCGCGGAGGAACGCGCCCGGATCGGGGACCTCCCGCACGGTCGCGGCATCCTCGGCCTGCTGATCTCCGACCCGCGGCCGATCCGGCTCGGCGACCTGGCCGAGCACCCGGCCTCCGCAGGGATGCCGCCCCGGCACCCGCCGATGAGCTCCTTCCTGGGCGTGCCGGTGCACATCCGCGGCACTGTGTTCGGCAACCTCTACCTGACCGAGAAGCAGGGCGGCGGCCCGTTCACCGACACCGACGAGCGGCTCGTGGTGGCCCTGGCCAGCTCCGCCGGCCTGGTGATCGAGAACGCCCGGGCCTACGGGCTCAGCGAGCGGCGCCGACTCTGGCTCGAGGCCGCCGCGACGCTGACCGAGGCGCTCCAGCCCCCCATCGAGTGGGACCTCGCGCTCCAGCAGGTGACCGAGACCGCGCGCCGGGTCACCCACGCGTCGGCGGCGGCCGTGGTCAGCCCGGCGGCCGACGGCGAGGTCCGGGCGCTGTCCTGCGAGCCGGGGATGGTGGGCGACGTGATCGACCTCGTCGAGGAGGCCGTGGCGTCGGTGGACCGGACCGGTCTGGTCGACCCCGTCGACGTGACCATCGGCGACCTGACGGCGACCGTCGTACCCCTGCCCGCGCACCTGGCGGCACCGGGGCTGCTGGTGACGGTCCACCCGAGCCGCGAGGTGGCGGCGCGGGACACCGACGACCGCGAGATGCTGATCAGCTTCGCCGACCACGCCGCCCTGGCCATGGACCGCGCCCAGGCCGTGGGCGAGCGCGAGGCGCTGGCGGTGATCTCGGACCGCGAGCGGATCGCCCGCGACCTCCACGACCTGGTGATCCAGCGGCTCTTCGCGATCGGCATGCAGCTCCAGGCGGTGGCGGTCCGCGGGGTCGGGGACCAGGTCCGAGAGGTGCTCGATCGGGCCGTCCACGAGGTCGACGGCACGATCCGGGACATCCGGGCCACGATCTTCGAGCTCCAGACCCACGGCACCGACTCGGTGCGCGGTGACGTGCGGGCCCTGGTGCGCGACTACGCCGCCGTCCTTGGCTACACCCCGACGGTGCGCACGCACGGCCCGATCGACACCTCGGTGTCCGCACTGCTCCGCGAGCAGCTGATGTCGGTGCTCCGCGAGGCCCTGTCGAACGCCGCCCGGCACGCCGGGGCCACCCAGGTCGAGGTCGTGCTGATCGTCGACGGCGACGAGCTGCGTCTGGTCGTCACCGACAACGGCTCCGGGCTCCGGGGTCGGCCGCCCGAGAGCGGCCTGGCCAACGCACGCCAGCGGGCCGAGACGATGGGCGGCGTGCTCGAGCTCCTGGCGGTGGAGCCGCACGGCCTGCGCTTCCAGTGGCGGGTGCCCTTGATGCCGGCCTGA
- the cydD gene encoding thiol reductant ABC exporter subunit CydD has product MRPTDPRLVRRLAPARRPLVGVVAGGAGTSLLVLGQAWLVAGLVVAVAHGGAVRPWAVSVVAVFAVRGLVGIGVDVAASRAAGIVGTDVRRDLLTAVLSPDTALGRAARGGAGTGETAVLATRGVAAAEPYLTRYLPALVLAGVLPLVTVVAIATQDVMSAVIVLATLPLIPVFGALVGLATRDRAAKQWREMSSLSGHFVDVMRGLPTLVAFRRARAQTSRIREVTERYRQASLATLRIAFASSAVLELVATLSVALVAVTVGVRLAGGGLDLRTALVVLLLAPEAYWPLRRVGAEFHAAAEGVATFERVDNLLSDMEESPAAEPSPASPGDLVVDDVTVTYAGRTAPALDRVSLTVATTGITAVTGASGCGKSTLLSVLSGLRAPDAGSVRIGDREVGGEAWRARVALLPQRPLFVAGSIADNVRLGAPDASDDDVWQVLRRVALEERVRELPSGLETTLGEDGGTLSAGERARLALARVVLSDRPWVLLDEPTAHLDALSEHIVADTLVELAADRAVVVVAHRPALVDLADHVVHLAAPRRSLAETSAADEPGVRRTTASPADDLAPAASYRRSGLALPTVIGGLASASGVALTATSGWLIVQAAAQPAVLTLLVAIVGVRTFGLARPVLRYVERLLSHDAVLGLLAQRRAEVYDALVPLTPARLGPRRGDVLASVVDDVDGILDRELRGRMPTRALLLVAALAVAVTAAIAPVAALVVAGCVTAAGLAHLVARIGARRGERDMVAARALLSERVLELTQAADELVMWQARDRAVQRVAEASDEVAAGATRSAFWLTTARALALTACGVSVAGVAALLAPEVAAGRVSAPLAALVVLLPLALAEVILPAVDAGAASARAEAAETRLQALLALTPAVTGPEHAVPLPDDTAVDVVDVIARWDERPALSGLSLRVAPGQRVGVVGPSGSGKSTLASLLMRFVDPEEGTVGLGGVGLPSLALDDVRRTVGLVDDDPHVFATTVAENIRLARPAATDDEVDEALRDAGLDTWLDGLDEGLSTRLGDGAAAVSGGERARLGVARSLLADQRVLVLDEPTAHLDHANAELLARQVLARDRGRTVVWITHEPLGLDLLDFVIALETSEPARTSP; this is encoded by the coding sequence ATGAGACCCACGGATCCTCGGCTGGTCCGACGCCTGGCACCCGCGCGACGCCCCCTGGTGGGGGTCGTCGCGGGGGGTGCCGGCACCAGCCTCCTCGTCCTCGGCCAGGCCTGGCTCGTCGCAGGCCTGGTCGTCGCCGTTGCGCACGGCGGCGCCGTGCGGCCCTGGGCCGTCTCCGTGGTCGCGGTCTTCGCGGTGCGGGGGCTGGTCGGGATCGGCGTGGACGTCGCCGCCTCGCGGGCCGCCGGCATCGTCGGGACCGACGTACGTCGTGACCTGCTGACCGCGGTCCTCTCACCCGACACCGCCCTGGGCCGGGCGGCACGAGGGGGTGCGGGCACCGGTGAGACCGCGGTCCTCGCTACCCGTGGCGTGGCCGCGGCCGAGCCCTACCTGACCCGCTACCTGCCGGCGCTGGTGCTGGCCGGGGTGCTGCCGCTGGTCACCGTCGTCGCGATCGCCACCCAGGACGTGATGAGTGCGGTGATCGTGCTCGCGACGCTGCCCCTGATCCCGGTCTTCGGCGCACTGGTCGGCCTGGCCACCCGGGACCGGGCCGCGAAGCAGTGGCGCGAGATGTCGTCGCTGTCCGGCCACTTCGTCGACGTGATGCGCGGGTTGCCGACCCTGGTCGCCTTCCGCCGGGCCCGGGCCCAGACCTCGCGGATCCGCGAGGTCACCGAGCGCTACCGGCAGGCGTCGCTGGCCACCCTGCGGATCGCCTTCGCGTCGTCGGCGGTGCTCGAGCTGGTGGCCACCCTGTCGGTGGCCCTGGTCGCGGTCACGGTCGGGGTGCGACTCGCCGGAGGCGGCCTCGACCTGCGCACCGCGCTGGTCGTCCTGCTGCTGGCGCCTGAGGCCTACTGGCCCCTGCGCCGGGTCGGCGCGGAGTTCCACGCCGCGGCCGAGGGAGTGGCGACCTTCGAACGGGTCGACAACCTGCTCTCCGACATGGAGGAGTCGCCGGCCGCCGAGCCGTCGCCCGCGAGCCCCGGCGACCTCGTCGTCGACGACGTCACGGTCACCTACGCCGGGCGCACCGCTCCCGCCCTGGACCGGGTCTCCCTGACCGTGGCGACGACCGGCATCACCGCTGTCACCGGGGCCTCGGGCTGCGGTAAGTCGACGCTGCTCTCGGTGCTGTCCGGGCTGCGGGCGCCGGACGCGGGAAGCGTCCGGATCGGGGACCGGGAGGTCGGCGGCGAGGCCTGGCGGGCCCGGGTCGCACTCCTGCCGCAGCGCCCCCTCTTCGTCGCCGGCAGCATCGCCGACAACGTCCGCCTGGGCGCGCCGGACGCCTCCGACGACGACGTGTGGCAGGTGCTGCGCCGGGTCGCGCTCGAGGAGCGGGTCCGCGAGCTCCCGTCCGGGCTCGAGACCACCCTGGGTGAGGACGGCGGCACCCTGTCCGCCGGCGAGCGGGCCCGCCTGGCGCTGGCCCGGGTGGTGCTCAGCGACCGGCCGTGGGTGCTGCTCGACGAGCCCACCGCGCATCTCGACGCGCTCAGCGAGCACATCGTCGCCGACACCCTGGTCGAGCTCGCCGCCGACCGCGCCGTCGTGGTGGTCGCCCACCGGCCGGCCCTGGTGGACCTGGCCGACCACGTCGTCCATCTCGCGGCGCCGCGCCGTTCGCTCGCGGAGACGTCGGCCGCCGACGAACCCGGTGTCCGGCGGACGACGGCGTCGCCCGCCGACGACCTCGCCCCCGCGGCGTCGTACCGCCGTTCCGGCCTTGCCCTGCCCACCGTGATCGGGGGGCTGGCCTCGGCCTCCGGGGTCGCGCTGACCGCAACCTCGGGCTGGCTGATCGTGCAGGCGGCCGCCCAGCCGGCGGTGCTCACCCTGCTGGTCGCCATCGTCGGGGTGCGCACGTTCGGCCTGGCCCGTCCGGTGCTGCGCTACGTGGAGCGACTGCTCTCCCACGACGCCGTGCTCGGCCTGCTGGCCCAGCGCCGGGCCGAGGTGTACGACGCGCTGGTGCCGCTCACCCCGGCCCGGCTCGGACCGCGACGGGGCGACGTCCTCGCCTCGGTCGTCGACGACGTCGACGGCATCCTGGACCGCGAGCTGCGTGGCCGGATGCCGACCCGGGCGCTGCTGCTCGTGGCGGCGCTGGCGGTCGCAGTGACCGCCGCGATCGCCCCGGTGGCCGCCCTCGTCGTCGCCGGCTGTGTGACCGCCGCGGGGCTGGCCCACCTGGTGGCCCGCATCGGCGCCCGGCGCGGCGAGCGGGACATGGTCGCCGCCCGCGCGCTGCTCTCCGAGCGGGTCCTGGAGCTGACCCAGGCCGCCGACGAGCTGGTCATGTGGCAGGCCCGCGACCGAGCCGTGCAGCGCGTCGCGGAGGCCAGCGACGAGGTCGCCGCGGGTGCCACCCGCAGCGCCTTCTGGCTCACCACCGCCCGGGCGCTGGCCCTGACCGCCTGCGGCGTCTCGGTCGCCGGCGTCGCTGCCCTGCTCGCTCCCGAGGTGGCCGCCGGACGGGTCAGTGCCCCGCTGGCGGCCCTGGTCGTGCTGCTCCCTCTCGCCCTGGCCGAGGTGATCCTCCCCGCGGTCGACGCCGGCGCCGCCTCGGCCCGGGCCGAGGCCGCCGAGACCCGGCTCCAGGCACTCCTGGCGCTCACCCCCGCCGTGACCGGGCCCGAGCACGCCGTACCGCTCCCGGACGACACGGCCGTCGACGTCGTCGACGTCATCGCCCGCTGGGACGAGCGTCCGGCGCTGTCGGGCCTGAGCCTGCGCGTGGCTCCCGGGCAACGGGTCGGTGTGGTCGGCCCGTCCGGCTCCGGCAAGAGCACGCTGGCCTCGCTGCTGATGCGGTTCGTCGACCCCGAGGAGGGGACCGTGGGCCTGGGGGGAGTCGGGCTGCCCAGCCTGGCGCTCGACGACGTACGACGCACCGTCGGCCTGGTCGACGACGACCCGCACGTCTTCGCCACGACCGTCGCCGAGAACATCCGCCTGGCCCGGCCGGCCGCCACCGACGACGAGGTCGACGAGGCCCTGCGTGACGCCGGCCTCGACACCTGGCTCGACGGCCTGGACGAGGGCCTGTCCACCCGGCTCGGCGATGGAGCGGCTGCCGTCTCGGGGGGCGAGCGAGCCCGGCTGGGCGTGGCACGGTCGCTGCTGGCCGACCAGCGGGTGCTCGTCCTGGACGAGCCGACGGCGCATCTCGACCACGCCAACGCCGAGCTCCTGGCCCGTCAGGTGCTCGCCCGGGACCGGGGCCGGACCGTCGTCTGGATCACCCACGAGCCGCTGGGGCTGGACCTGCTGGACTTCGTGATCGCCCTCGAGACGTCCGAGCCTGCTAGAACTAGCCCATGA
- a CDS encoding GNAT family N-acetyltransferase, which translates to MPTTPSAPVSTNRPAAAPDGAPGGPTVAPADVLLADGSVGVVRPLGPEDREALLALHDEVGLDSLRLRFFSASREAGHAYVEHLLAHHEAGQVFALALWWHDRLVGLATAERNPDVATAEVSFLVADEMRGRGVGTLLLEHLAALARTEGVRRFTAEVLAENGAMIRVFLDAGFELTRHLDRGVVTVEMDTLVSESTLRAADARESRSEAASLNALLRPHRVAVVGVRRDGTGVGCAVIDSIVAGGFLGELLVIHPTASTVRGVAAHASFDEAPGPIDLVVVAVPPEQVTACVADAAAAGAGAAVVITSGFAEMGDEGLALQRELAHTARACGIRVVGPNCLGLLDNQPDVRLTATFAGTNPPPGGLAVASQSGGVGIVVSDLACRLGLGVRHFVSLGNKADVSSNDLLAAWLDDPDVTAAALYLESFGNPAKFARLARRFAETRPLLAVMGGRSSSGRRAGVSHTAAAATPAVRVDALFAQAGVVGCRDAEELTETALLLGEQPLPAGPRLAVLGNAGGLGVLAADCAARHGLAVPVLSEGLRERVAVHVTGTVGTANPVDSGAGGVGDGIGRIAGELLASTEVDAVLLVLVQTRTLDPQVTLEALLEAREAHPTKPFVAVLLGGVRAGPLPRITVLPSVESAVRSLAHAVRYADWLAAPRSAAPLTEPDRLAAARHWVTSYLQETGPGWLGPEAASSLLAPYGVNLCGVVATGPAAAAAATAEVGLPVAVKVADPTVVHKTERGLVRVGLASVDAVQETVQHFAAEMSRSEVPVLVQPMVHGPELAFGVVRDPGLGPLVMVAAGGTATEVWNDRTMLLAPVSPQDAARALRSLRIWPLLAGFRGSTPVDESALVDVIVALGRLATDVPEVVEVDLNPVVATSDGVALVDTKVRLDHGAAVDAGVPRRLREPA; encoded by the coding sequence ATGCCCACGACCCCATCCGCGCCCGTCAGCACGAACCGGCCCGCCGCAGCGCCCGACGGCGCGCCGGGCGGGCCCACGGTCGCGCCGGCCGACGTGCTGCTCGCGGACGGGTCCGTCGGGGTGGTCCGGCCGCTCGGCCCGGAGGACCGCGAGGCCCTGCTGGCGCTTCACGACGAGGTCGGCCTCGACAGCCTGCGCCTGCGCTTCTTCAGTGCCAGCCGCGAGGCCGGGCACGCCTACGTCGAGCACCTGCTCGCCCACCACGAGGCCGGGCAGGTCTTCGCGCTCGCGCTGTGGTGGCACGACCGCCTGGTGGGGCTGGCGACGGCCGAGCGCAACCCGGACGTGGCCACGGCCGAGGTGTCCTTCCTGGTCGCCGACGAGATGCGCGGCCGAGGCGTCGGGACCCTGCTCCTGGAGCACCTGGCCGCCCTGGCGCGGACCGAAGGCGTACGCCGGTTCACCGCCGAGGTGCTCGCCGAGAACGGCGCCATGATCCGGGTGTTCCTCGATGCCGGCTTCGAGCTGACCCGCCACCTCGACCGGGGCGTCGTCACCGTCGAGATGGACACCTTGGTCTCGGAGAGCACCCTGCGCGCCGCGGACGCACGCGAGTCGCGGTCCGAGGCCGCGTCGCTGAACGCCCTGCTGCGACCGCACCGCGTCGCGGTCGTCGGCGTACGACGTGACGGCACCGGCGTGGGCTGCGCGGTGATCGACTCGATCGTCGCCGGCGGCTTCCTCGGCGAGCTGCTCGTGATCCATCCGACTGCCTCCACGGTGCGGGGCGTCGCCGCCCACGCGTCCTTCGACGAGGCGCCGGGACCGATCGACCTCGTCGTGGTCGCCGTACCCCCGGAGCAGGTCACCGCCTGCGTCGCCGACGCCGCCGCCGCGGGCGCCGGGGCTGCCGTGGTGATCACGTCCGGCTTTGCCGAGATGGGTGACGAGGGCCTGGCCCTCCAGCGCGAGCTCGCGCACACCGCCCGCGCCTGCGGCATCCGGGTGGTGGGACCCAACTGTCTCGGCCTGCTCGACAACCAGCCCGACGTCCGCCTCACCGCGACCTTCGCCGGCACCAACCCCCCTCCCGGTGGTCTCGCCGTCGCCTCGCAGTCCGGAGGCGTCGGCATCGTGGTCAGCGACCTCGCCTGCCGGCTCGGGCTGGGGGTGCGTCACTTCGTGTCGCTGGGCAACAAGGCGGACGTGTCGAGCAACGACCTCCTGGCCGCCTGGCTCGACGACCCCGACGTCACCGCGGCTGCCCTCTATCTCGAGTCCTTCGGCAACCCCGCGAAGTTCGCCCGCCTGGCCCGACGCTTCGCCGAGACGCGGCCGCTCCTCGCCGTGATGGGCGGCCGGTCGAGCAGCGGCCGGAGGGCCGGCGTCTCGCACACCGCGGCCGCCGCAACCCCTGCGGTCCGCGTCGACGCACTCTTCGCCCAGGCCGGCGTGGTCGGGTGCCGCGACGCCGAGGAGCTGACCGAGACCGCGCTGCTGCTCGGCGAGCAGCCGCTCCCGGCCGGGCCGCGTCTGGCCGTCCTGGGCAACGCCGGGGGCCTCGGGGTCCTGGCCGCCGACTGCGCGGCCCGGCACGGGCTCGCCGTCCCTGTCCTGTCCGAGGGCCTGCGCGAGCGGGTCGCGGTGCACGTCACCGGCACCGTGGGGACGGCCAACCCGGTGGACAGCGGGGCCGGCGGCGTCGGCGACGGCATCGGCCGGATCGCCGGGGAGCTGCTCGCCTCGACCGAGGTCGACGCGGTCCTGCTGGTGCTGGTGCAGACCCGGACCCTGGATCCCCAGGTCACGCTCGAGGCCCTGTTGGAGGCCCGCGAGGCCCATCCGACGAAGCCGTTCGTGGCGGTGCTGCTGGGCGGGGTCCGGGCCGGCCCCCTGCCCCGGATCACCGTGCTGCCGTCGGTGGAGTCCGCCGTCCGCTCGCTCGCCCATGCGGTCCGCTACGCCGACTGGCTGGCCGCGCCGCGGTCGGCGGCGCCACTGACCGAGCCCGACCGGCTCGCCGCGGCCCGGCACTGGGTCACGTCGTACCTCCAGGAGACCGGTCCGGGCTGGCTCGGGCCCGAGGCGGCGTCGTCCCTCCTTGCGCCGTACGGCGTGAACCTGTGCGGCGTGGTCGCCACCGGCCCGGCGGCCGCGGCCGCCGCCACCGCCGAGGTCGGCCTCCCGGTGGCCGTGAAGGTGGCCGACCCGACCGTCGTGCACAAGACCGAGCGCGGCCTGGTGCGGGTGGGGCTGGCCTCGGTCGACGCCGTCCAGGAGACCGTCCAGCACTTCGCCGCCGAGATGAGCCGCAGCGAGGTGCCGGTGCTGGTGCAGCCGATGGTGCACGGCCCGGAGCTGGCCTTCGGAGTCGTCCGGGACCCCGGGCTGGGCCCGTTGGTGATGGTCGCCGCAGGTGGCACCGCGACCGAGGTGTGGAACGACCGCACGATGCTGCTCGCGCCGGTCTCACCCCAGGACGCGGCGCGGGCGCTGCGGTCGCTGCGGATCTGGCCGTTGCTCGCAGGCTTTCGGGGCAGCACCCCCGTCGACGAGTCGGCGCTGGTCGACGTGATCGTGGCCCTCGGCCGCCTGGCCACCGACGTGCCGGAGGTGGTCGAGGTCGACCTCAACCCGGTCGTCGCGACCTCCGACGGCGTGGCGCTGGTGGACACCAAGGTCCGCCTCGACCACGGGGCGGCCGTCGACGCCGGGGTGCCGCGGCGACTGCGGGAGCCGGCGTGA
- a CDS encoding response regulator, with the protein MSEEQRPIRVFLLDDHEVVRQGLRALLESGGDIEVVGESGLAVEAAARIPALRPDVAVLDARLPDGSGIEVCRTVRAVDPTIKALILTSYDDDEALFAAIMAGAAGYVLKEIGGQDLVGAVRTVAAGNSLIDPSLTARVLERVRNGPATAPELAELTEQELKLLSLIAEGLTNRQIGERMFLAEKTVKNYVSSILAKLGLERRTQAAVLASKLLGNDTRD; encoded by the coding sequence ATGAGCGAAGAGCAGCGACCCATCCGAGTCTTCCTGCTGGACGACCACGAGGTCGTGCGGCAGGGGCTGCGCGCGCTGCTGGAGTCCGGCGGCGACATCGAGGTCGTGGGCGAGTCCGGGCTCGCCGTGGAGGCCGCGGCCCGGATCCCCGCGCTGCGTCCCGACGTGGCCGTGCTCGACGCGCGGCTGCCCGACGGGTCGGGGATCGAGGTCTGCCGCACCGTGCGGGCCGTCGACCCCACGATCAAGGCGCTGATCCTCACGTCGTACGACGACGACGAGGCGCTGTTCGCTGCGATCATGGCCGGCGCGGCCGGCTACGTGCTCAAGGAGATCGGTGGCCAGGACCTCGTCGGAGCGGTCCGCACCGTGGCCGCCGGCAACTCGCTGATCGACCCGTCGCTGACCGCACGGGTGCTGGAGCGGGTCCGCAACGGCCCGGCCACGGCCCCCGAGCTGGCCGAGCTGACCGAGCAGGAGCTGAAGCTGCTCAGCCTGATCGCCGAGGGGCTGACCAACCGCCAGATCGGCGAGCGGATGTTCCTGGCCGAGAAGACCGTGAAGAACTACGTCTCCAGCATCCTGGCCAAGCTCGGCCTCGAGCGACGTACCCAGGCCGCGGTGCTGGCCTCGAAGCTGCTCGGCAACGACACCCGCGACTGA
- the cydB gene encoding cytochrome d ubiquinol oxidase subunit II has protein sequence MELTTVWFALIAVLWIGYFTLEGFDFGVGMLLPILARDDRERRVMINTIGPVWDGNEVWLLVAGGATFAAFPEWYATLFSGFYLPLLLILLALIVRGVAFEYRAKGIEDQWRTRWDAAIVIGSFLPSLLWGVAFANILHGVPIDAHKEYTGGFFNLLNPYALLGGVTIVLLFLTHGAIYIALKTDGPIRERARELGLKVGLGAAVAAVLFLLWTQILTGNLGSAVFYVLAAAALVAGLAALLRAREGWAFIGTFACIALAVAGLFVALFPDVMPSSTSSLFDLTTSNASSTHYTLTVMTIVAVIMTPIVLAYQSWTYWVFRKRISVHHIPEERLEAPVG, from the coding sequence ATGGAGCTCACCACCGTCTGGTTCGCCCTGATCGCGGTCCTCTGGATCGGCTACTTCACCCTGGAGGGGTTCGACTTCGGCGTCGGCATGCTGCTGCCGATCCTGGCCCGGGACGACCGGGAACGCCGCGTCATGATCAACACCATCGGCCCGGTCTGGGACGGCAACGAGGTCTGGCTGCTGGTCGCCGGCGGCGCTACGTTCGCCGCCTTCCCGGAGTGGTACGCGACGCTGTTCAGCGGCTTCTACCTGCCGCTGCTGCTGATCCTGCTCGCCCTGATCGTGCGCGGTGTCGCCTTCGAGTACCGCGCCAAGGGCATCGAGGACCAGTGGCGCACCCGCTGGGACGCCGCCATCGTGATCGGCTCGTTCCTGCCGTCGCTGCTGTGGGGCGTGGCCTTCGCCAACATCCTGCACGGCGTGCCGATCGACGCCCACAAGGAGTACACCGGCGGGTTCTTCAACCTGCTCAACCCCTACGCCCTGCTCGGTGGCGTCACCATCGTGCTGCTTTTCCTGACCCACGGAGCGATCTACATCGCGCTCAAGACCGACGGCCCGATCCGGGAGCGGGCCCGCGAGCTCGGGCTGAAGGTCGGCCTCGGAGCAGCGGTCGCCGCCGTGCTGTTCCTGCTGTGGACCCAGATCCTGACCGGCAACCTCGGCTCGGCCGTCTTCTACGTGCTCGCCGCCGCTGCCCTGGTCGCGGGCCTCGCCGCGCTGCTCAGGGCGCGTGAGGGCTGGGCCTTCATCGGTACCTTCGCCTGCATCGCGCTGGCGGTGGCCGGGCTCTTCGTGGCCCTGTTCCCCGACGTGATGCCCAGCTCGACCTCGTCGTTGTTCGACCTCACGACCAGCAATGCCTCGTCGACGCACTACACGCTGACCGTGATGACGATCGTGGCCGTGATCATGACCCCGATCGTGCTGGCCTACCAGAGCTGGACCTACTGGGTCTTCCGCAAGCGGATCTCGGTGCACCACATCCCCGAGGAGCGCCTCGAGGCGCCCGTCGGATGA